The proteins below come from a single Candidatus Izemoplasmatales bacterium genomic window:
- a CDS encoding SEL1-like repeat protein, whose translation MADNSNPKVLNDTGDAYFYGIGRPVNRELAYTYYKQAADLDNPVGYFNLGQYFAAKGDDKAALLNYEKAKAFLHAPAFLALARRYEKGVGVRKNKAKAFKMYLGAAKLSDIEAFDAVGLCYRNGNGTKKDAGKAKEWFRKAADQNDALGCCQLGLILMSESAFRKSPDEAVGWLDKGATGGSVDAMRTLEEYYLAGKHPALRKKSRTHLDEMVFYYRELLAKAGDLPSLRTIAAAYHDGTSVCKIDYDKSAAYYRALCDRDDPVGKYGYGVSLLYGQGVKTDAEQARRLLQDAARERHPLAMTRLGDADRLGLGGPVDFESAKKWYMEAARLQEPEATMNLGLLNYRGQVEGASPQLAFNHMETAAKNGSVQAHYWLGIFHDKGIGCDRDFDEAEKSFRRAIAGGSLGAKYKYASMIFEELPGRQKNAKKAEPQWAECRRLFVEYLEDPAHNAANGAFARYELGLIHRDGMGTPAAPRRARYWFEAAAEDGLTRAMTELYRLLRERDFPLAKEWLDRAAADATNADALYEKGLLLLEGGFGVQVDPKAGRALLDAAARLNHREAIAKLLLL comes from the coding sequence ATGGCCGACAACAGCAATCCGAAGGTCCTGAACGATACCGGCGACGCCTATTTCTACGGCATCGGCCGTCCCGTCAACCGCGAACTCGCCTACACCTACTACAAACAGGCGGCCGACCTCGACAATCCCGTCGGGTATTTCAACCTCGGGCAGTACTTCGCCGCCAAGGGCGACGACAAGGCCGCCCTCCTCAACTACGAGAAGGCGAAGGCGTTCCTGCATGCGCCCGCCTTCCTCGCGCTCGCTCGCCGCTACGAGAAGGGCGTCGGCGTCCGGAAGAACAAGGCGAAGGCGTTCAAGATGTATCTCGGCGCCGCCAAGCTTTCCGACATCGAGGCCTTCGACGCGGTCGGACTGTGCTACCGGAACGGCAACGGCACGAAGAAGGATGCCGGCAAGGCGAAGGAATGGTTCCGCAAGGCCGCCGACCAGAACGACGCGCTGGGCTGTTGCCAGCTCGGCCTGATCCTGATGAGCGAATCTGCTTTCCGCAAATCGCCGGACGAAGCCGTCGGATGGCTCGACAAGGGCGCGACGGGCGGCAGCGTCGACGCCATGCGGACGCTCGAGGAATACTATCTCGCCGGCAAGCATCCGGCGCTGCGCAAGAAATCCCGCACCCACCTCGACGAGATGGTGTTCTACTACCGCGAACTGCTCGCCAAGGCCGGAGATCTGCCGAGTCTACGTACGATCGCGGCCGCCTACCACGACGGCACCTCCGTCTGCAAGATCGATTACGACAAGTCGGCCGCCTACTATCGCGCGCTTTGCGATCGCGACGATCCCGTCGGAAAGTACGGCTATGGCGTCTCGCTGCTCTACGGACAGGGCGTCAAGACCGACGCGGAACAGGCGCGACGGCTCCTTCAGGACGCGGCGCGGGAACGTCACCCACTCGCGATGACGCGTCTCGGCGACGCCGATCGGCTCGGGCTCGGCGGTCCCGTCGACTTCGAGTCGGCGAAGAAGTGGTACATGGAGGCCGCCCGCCTCCAGGAACCAGAGGCGACGATGAACCTCGGCCTCCTCAACTATCGCGGGCAGGTCGAAGGCGCATCTCCCCAGCTCGCCTTCAACCACATGGAGACGGCCGCGAAGAACGGCTCGGTCCAGGCGCACTACTGGCTCGGCATCTTCCACGACAAGGGGATCGGCTGCGACAGGGACTTCGACGAGGCCGAGAAGAGTTTCCGGCGCGCGATCGCCGGCGGCAGCCTCGGCGCGAAGTACAAGTACGCTTCGATGATCTTCGAGGAACTGCCGGGACGGCAGAAGAACGCGAAGAAGGCGGAGCCGCAATGGGCGGAGTGCCGCCGCCTGTTCGTCGAATACCTCGAGGATCCGGCCCACAACGCCGCCAACGGCGCCTTCGCCCGTTACGAACTCGGACTCATCCACCGCGACGGCATGGGGACGCCCGCCGCGCCGCGCCGCGCCCGCTACTGGTTCGAGGCGGCCGCCGAGGACGGACTCACGCGGGCGATGACCGAACTCTACCGCCTGCTCCGCGAGCGCGACTTTCCGCTTGCGAAGGAATGGCTCGACCGCGCCGCCGCCGACGCCACGAACGCCGACGCGCTCTACGAGAAGGGGCTGTTGCTCCTCGAGGGCGGATTCGGCGTCCAGGTCGACCCCAAGGCCGGACGCGCGCTCCTCGACGCCGCGGCGCGGCTGAACCACCGGGAAGCCATCGCCAAACTGCTGCTGCTCTAG
- a CDS encoding epoxyqueuosine reductase QueH, with translation MRLLLHVCCAPCSVMAVKTLRDAGVDVTAYWYNPNIHPYTEYVARRDSLLAYAESIGMPVVQNDFYGLRPFVERAMADLENRCAGCYEERLRKTAEAAREGGYEAFSTTLLISPYQKHETLKAVAERIAAEVGIPFHYVDFRPYFREGQRIARTLPIYMQKYCGCIFSEEERYRAKMTRKTP, from the coding sequence ATGAGACTCTTGCTCCACGTCTGCTGCGCCCCGTGCAGCGTGATGGCGGTGAAGACGCTGCGCGATGCCGGCGTCGACGTCACCGCCTACTGGTACAACCCCAACATCCACCCGTACACCGAGTACGTCGCGCGGCGCGATTCGCTGCTCGCCTACGCCGAATCGATCGGGATGCCGGTCGTCCAGAACGATTTCTACGGACTGCGGCCGTTCGTCGAGCGGGCGATGGCGGATCTCGAGAACCGCTGCGCCGGCTGTTATGAGGAACGTCTTAGGAAAACGGCGGAAGCCGCCAGAGAAGGCGGTTACGAAGCGTTTTCGACGACGCTCCTGATTTCCCCCTACCAGAAGCACGAAACGCTGAAGGCGGTGGCGGAGAGAATCGCGGCGGAAGTCGGGATCCCGTTCCACTACGTCGATTTCCGACCCTATTTCCGCGAGGGACAGCGAATCGCCCGCACCCTCCCGATCTACATGCAGAAGTACTGCGGATGCATCTTCTCGGAAGAGGAGCGGTACCGCGCGAAGATGACGAGAAAGACGCCCTGA
- a CDS encoding serine hydrolase, whose translation MNYPHQDFEKASCREANVEKGLLVDLFDKIRDDRLDVHAIVFVKDGNKVFDAYARGFGPGVVEETYSCSKSFVSIAVGILADRGLLSIDDPILRFFPEVGHLPVHATMTVRHLLTMTSGHAEEGLERIWKAADPVAEFFQLPVVDAPGTQFFYDNASSFLLSAIVTAVTGKTVNDFLGDLLWDKLEIPRPAWKTIGRYNAGATGLALDAISLAKFGHLLLNDGVWRGDRIVSAEYVRAATSFQIPSGEALGPRDRYGYGYQFWINDFGDFRMAGMFKQYVVVDRAHAVVFAIQAYESRELLDLFSSYVLPACRKGWVYDNFTLRNYIARFREESAPILNEEKRTRTW comes from the coding sequence ATGAACTATCCCCATCAGGATTTCGAAAAGGCTTCATGCCGCGAGGCCAACGTCGAGAAGGGCCTGCTCGTCGACCTCTTCGACAAGATCCGCGACGATCGGCTCGACGTCCACGCGATCGTGTTCGTGAAGGACGGCAACAAGGTCTTCGACGCCTACGCCAGGGGTTTCGGGCCGGGCGTCGTCGAAGAGACGTATTCCTGTTCCAAATCGTTCGTTTCGATCGCCGTCGGGATCCTCGCCGACCGCGGCCTGCTCTCGATCGACGATCCGATCCTGCGTTTCTTCCCGGAGGTCGGACACCTTCCGGTCCACGCGACGATGACCGTACGGCATCTGCTCACGATGACCTCGGGGCACGCCGAAGAGGGCCTCGAGCGGATCTGGAAGGCCGCCGACCCCGTCGCCGAGTTCTTCCAGCTGCCCGTCGTCGACGCTCCCGGAACGCAATTCTTCTACGACAACGCGTCCTCATTCCTCCTGTCCGCGATCGTCACCGCGGTCACCGGAAAGACCGTGAACGACTTCCTCGGCGACCTCCTTTGGGACAAGCTCGAGATCCCGCGACCCGCATGGAAGACGATCGGACGCTACAACGCCGGCGCGACCGGCCTCGCCCTCGACGCGATCTCGCTCGCCAAATTCGGACACCTGCTTCTGAACGACGGCGTCTGGCGCGGCGACCGGATCGTCTCCGCGGAATACGTGAGGGCGGCCACGTCGTTCCAGATTCCTTCCGGCGAAGCGCTCGGTCCGCGCGACCGCTACGGGTACGGCTATCAGTTCTGGATCAACGACTTCGGCGACTTCCGCATGGCTGGAATGTTCAAGCAATACGTCGTCGTCGACCGCGCGCACGCCGTCGTGTTCGCGATCCAGGCCTACGAGTCGCGCGAACTCCTCGACCTCTTCTCGAGCTACGTGCTCCCCGCCTGCCGCAAGGGATGGGTATACGACAACTTCACGCTCCGCAACTACATCGCCCGTTTCCGCGAGGAATCGGCGCCGATCCTCAACGAGGAGAAGCGCACCCGCACCTGGTGA
- a CDS encoding S1-like domain-containing RNA-binding protein → MELGNYNRLRILRETDLAWMLADGDEEVFLHKKEADRSYAVGDEVEVFLYADSQGRIAATTARPYATTTTAAFLEVVSVNHEFGVFLANGIAKDLLLSKDDLPLSTNYWPVVGDRLFCTVKAKKGLLFAKVVGRKVPPTVLRPDRPLEGDTATDAIVSHFIVDGLILVTEQGHEIFVHENNMRRKYRLGETVNVRILKINPDGEAVGTLIQQKEMMLQPDADAILRYLENHAGRMRFTDASAPEEIQAAFHMSKSAFKRALGTLYREGRVELRPDATILK, encoded by the coding sequence ATGGAACTCGGCAACTACAACCGTCTCAGGATCCTGCGCGAGACCGATCTCGCCTGGATGCTCGCCGACGGCGATGAAGAGGTCTTCCTGCACAAGAAGGAAGCGGACCGCTCCTATGCGGTCGGCGACGAGGTCGAAGTCTTCCTCTACGCCGACAGTCAGGGCAGGATCGCGGCCACCACCGCACGTCCGTACGCCACGACCACGACGGCCGCCTTCCTCGAAGTCGTCTCGGTCAACCACGAGTTCGGCGTCTTCCTCGCGAACGGGATCGCCAAGGACCTGTTGTTGTCCAAGGACGACCTGCCGCTGTCGACCAACTACTGGCCGGTCGTGGGCGACAGGCTGTTCTGTACGGTCAAGGCGAAGAAGGGTCTCCTCTTCGCGAAGGTCGTCGGACGCAAGGTTCCCCCGACGGTTCTCCGACCGGACCGTCCGCTCGAGGGAGATACCGCGACCGACGCGATCGTCTCCCATTTCATCGTCGACGGCTTGATCCTCGTCACCGAACAAGGGCACGAGATCTTCGTCCACGAGAACAACATGCGGCGGAAGTACCGTCTCGGCGAGACTGTCAACGTTCGCATCCTCAAGATCAATCCCGACGGAGAGGCCGTCGGCACGCTCATCCAGCAGAAAGAGATGATGCTGCAGCCGGACGCCGACGCCATCCTCCGCTATCTCGAAAACCACGCCGGACGCATGCGCTTTACCGACGCGTCCGCACCCGAGGAGATCCAGGCCGCGTTCCATATGAGCAAGAGCGCCTTCAAGCGCGCGCTCGGAACCCTCTACCGCGAGGGACGCGTCGAACTGCGTCCGGACGCAACCATCCTCAAATAG
- a CDS encoding YebC/PmpR family DNA-binding transcriptional regulator → MGRAHEVRKEAMARTAAIKSKLYSRFGKEIYMAAKNGIPEPDSNLALKKAIEKAKAAQVPADVIKRNIEKAKGSGGEDYTPIRYEGFGWGGATIIVECMTDNVNRTFGDVRSIFTKTGAKIGVAGSVIHNYQYVALVMADGITEDEALEAVMDAGIEIRDIRTEDEAVTVIGEPTDLDAIKEALLKAKPDCDVFEEKVTYLPNELIELDDEDLGKFYRFRDMTDELDDVQDVYTNIKLPPEEE, encoded by the coding sequence ATGGGAAGAGCCCATGAAGTGAGAAAGGAAGCGATGGCGCGCACCGCCGCCATCAAGAGCAAGCTGTATTCGCGTTTCGGCAAGGAGATCTACATGGCCGCCAAGAACGGCATCCCCGAGCCGGACAGCAACCTCGCCCTGAAGAAGGCGATCGAGAAGGCAAAAGCCGCGCAGGTCCCCGCCGACGTCATCAAGCGCAACATCGAGAAGGCGAAGGGATCCGGCGGCGAAGACTACACGCCGATCCGCTACGAAGGCTTCGGCTGGGGCGGTGCCACGATCATCGTCGAGTGCATGACCGACAACGTCAACCGCACGTTCGGCGACGTCCGCTCGATCTTCACGAAGACCGGCGCCAAGATCGGCGTCGCCGGCAGCGTCATCCACAACTACCAGTACGTCGCCCTCGTGATGGCCGACGGCATCACCGAGGACGAGGCGCTTGAAGCGGTGATGGACGCCGGCATCGAGATCCGCGACATCCGGACCGAGGACGAAGCCGTGACCGTGATCGGCGAACCGACCGACCTCGACGCGATCAAGGAAGCCCTCCTGAAGGCGAAACCGGACTGCGACGTCTTCGAGGAGAAGGTCACCTACCTTCCCAACGAGCTGATCGAACTCGACGACGAGGATCTGGGCAAGTTCTACCGGTTCCGCGACATGACCGACGAACTCGACGACGTCCAGGACGTCTATACCAACATCAAACTTCCTCCGGAAGAGGAATGA
- the pgsA gene encoding CDP-diacylglycerol--glycerol-3-phosphate 3-phosphatidyltransferase, translated as MNLPNKLTMARIVMVPLLIAVYVIWGAHGVPAYLAMGTIYLLASFTDYLDGAIARKRNIVTTFGKFMDPLADKLLVMTALVILADVDARNILPGLWMPFWAPLIVLARELIVTSIRLVAVGEGTIIAASKLGKAKTAVTMAATGYYFLVLPWQLHPALDVVGIVLMAAALLLTIVSGADYFWKNRKSIFASV; from the coding sequence ATGAATCTGCCGAACAAACTGACGATGGCACGCATCGTCATGGTCCCGCTTCTGATCGCCGTCTACGTCATCTGGGGCGCACATGGCGTGCCTGCCTATCTCGCGATGGGAACCATCTACCTTCTCGCTTCCTTCACCGACTATCTCGACGGCGCGATCGCGCGCAAGCGCAACATCGTCACCACCTTCGGCAAGTTCATGGATCCGCTCGCCGACAAGCTTCTCGTGATGACGGCCCTCGTGATCCTCGCCGACGTCGATGCGCGGAACATCCTCCCGGGACTGTGGATGCCGTTCTGGGCTCCCCTCATCGTCCTCGCCCGCGAGTTGATCGTGACCTCGATCCGGCTCGTCGCCGTCGGCGAAGGCACGATCATCGCCGCCTCGAAGCTCGGCAAGGCCAAGACCGCCGTCACGATGGCCGCGACCGGCTACTACTTCCTCGTCCTGCCGTGGCAACTGCATCCAGCGCTCGACGTCGTCGGCATCGTCCTGATGGCCGCGGCGCTCCTGCTCACCATCGTCTCCGGCGCCGACTATTTCTGGAAAAACCGCAAATCGATTTTCGCCTCGGTCTGA
- the recA gene encoding recombinase RecA has translation MADEKRKKSLEIALKEIEKEYGKGAVMILGEEQQNMQVETVSTGSIKLDAALGVGGYPKGRIVEIFGPESTGKTTFALHAIAEVQKSGGYAAFIDAEHALDPVYAKALGVDIDSLILSQPDTGEQGLEIAEALVRSGAVDILVVDSVAALVPEAEIRGEMGDSHVGLQARLMSQAMRKLSGVLSKSNCIAIFINQIREKVGIMFGNPETTPGGRALKFYASVRLDIRRGEQIKEGNDIIGNQARVKVVKNKVAAPFKTAEIDLIFGKGISRSGEVVDLGVDLDVIKKSGSWFAYNDQKIGQGRENVKRYLEENPAVMDEIAAIVRSKYKPTATSKSQE, from the coding sequence ATGGCTGACGAAAAACGCAAGAAGAGTCTTGAAATCGCGCTCAAGGAGATCGAGAAGGAATACGGCAAAGGCGCCGTCATGATCCTCGGCGAGGAGCAGCAGAACATGCAGGTCGAAACGGTCTCCACCGGTTCGATCAAGCTCGACGCCGCGCTCGGCGTGGGCGGCTACCCCAAGGGTCGCATCGTCGAGATCTTCGGTCCGGAATCGACGGGCAAGACGACGTTCGCGCTCCATGCGATCGCGGAAGTCCAGAAAAGCGGCGGCTATGCCGCCTTCATCGACGCCGAACATGCGCTCGATCCGGTCTACGCCAAGGCGCTCGGCGTCGACATCGATTCGCTCATCCTCTCCCAGCCGGACACCGGCGAACAGGGACTCGAGATCGCCGAGGCGCTCGTGCGCAGCGGCGCCGTCGACATCCTCGTCGTCGACTCGGTGGCAGCGCTCGTGCCGGAAGCCGAGATCCGCGGCGAAATGGGCGATTCCCACGTCGGTCTGCAGGCCCGCCTGATGTCCCAGGCGATGCGCAAACTCTCGGGGGTCCTCTCCAAATCGAACTGCATCGCCATCTTCATCAACCAGATCCGCGAGAAGGTCGGCATCATGTTCGGCAATCCGGAGACCACTCCGGGCGGCCGTGCCCTCAAGTTCTACGCCTCCGTGCGCCTCGACATCCGCCGCGGCGAGCAGATCAAGGAAGGCAACGACATCATCGGCAACCAGGCACGCGTCAAGGTCGTCAAGAACAAGGTCGCGGCGCCGTTCAAGACGGCCGAGATCGACCTCATCTTCGGCAAGGGCATCTCCCGGTCGGGCGAGGTCGTCGACCTCGGCGTCGACCTCGACGTGATCAAGAAAAGCGGATCCTGGTTCGCCTACAACGACCAGAAGATCGGGCAGGGCCGCGAGAACGTAAAACGCTATCTCGAGGAGAACCCCGCCGTGATGGACGAGATCGCCGCGATCGTACGCTCCAAGTACAAGCCGACCGCCACCAGCAAGTCGCAGGAATGA
- the rny gene encoding ribonuclease Y: MPDFAIVLISGVVGLILGGIAGFIYRVTVVEKGFQTTREKAKKIVDEAVVQAEKLKKEKLLEAKQEIYNLNSENDKVIREKKTAIAEIENKLNQRDDLLERRSANLDKRELNLDRKEEAIDEKKAALEDKNARLESIIQQQNTKLFEIANLSEEQAKLIIMERVEAQMADEIGRYIRDAEDTAREEAAKTAKNIIANAIQKYAQDVTTETTVSVVNLPSDEMKGRIIGREGRNIRTIEAMTGVDLIIDDTPEAVVLSGFDPIRREIAKKTIETLIQDGRIHPARIEEIVEKTRVEVDQFIRDMGDKAVFETGVGKVHPDIVKLLGRLHFRTSYGQNALRHSIETAFLAGKLAVEVGENEILAKRAGLLHDIGKAVDHEVEGSHVDIGVTLATRYRENPAVVDAISSHHGDTEAKTVIGVLVAAADALSAARPGARSESLENYIKRLTQLEEISNGVKGVDQSFAIQAGREVRVIVKPSEVDDARTFAVAREIRQQIEEKMSYPGTIKITVIRETRAQEVAK; this comes from the coding sequence ATGCCTGATTTCGCAATTGTCCTTATTTCCGGTGTGGTCGGTCTCATCCTCGGCGGCATCGCCGGTTTCATCTATCGCGTCACGGTCGTGGAAAAAGGATTCCAGACCACCCGCGAAAAGGCGAAGAAAATCGTCGACGAAGCCGTCGTGCAAGCGGAAAAACTGAAAAAAGAGAAGCTTCTTGAAGCGAAACAGGAAATCTACAATCTCAATTCGGAAAACGATAAGGTCATCAGGGAGAAGAAAACGGCGATCGCCGAGATTGAAAACAAACTCAATCAACGCGATGATCTGCTCGAACGCCGTTCCGCCAACCTGGACAAGCGTGAACTGAACCTGGATCGCAAGGAAGAAGCCATCGACGAGAAGAAAGCCGCTCTCGAGGACAAGAACGCCCGCCTGGAAAGCATCATCCAGCAACAGAACACCAAACTGTTTGAAATCGCCAATTTGAGCGAAGAACAAGCCAAACTGATCATCATGGAACGCGTCGAGGCCCAGATGGCCGACGAGATCGGCCGCTATATCCGCGACGCCGAGGATACCGCGCGCGAGGAAGCCGCCAAGACGGCCAAGAACATCATCGCGAACGCCATTCAGAAATACGCCCAGGACGTCACCACCGAGACCACCGTCTCCGTCGTGAACCTCCCGAGCGACGAGATGAAAGGCCGCATCATCGGCCGCGAAGGCCGCAACATCCGCACCATCGAGGCCATGACCGGCGTCGACCTCATCATCGACGACACGCCCGAGGCCGTCGTCCTCTCCGGATTTGACCCGATCCGCCGCGAAATCGCCAAGAAGACGATCGAAACCCTCATCCAGGACGGCCGCATCCATCCCGCCCGCATCGAGGAGATCGTCGAGAAGACCCGCGTCGAGGTCGACCAGTTCATCCGCGACATGGGCGACAAGGCCGTCTTCGAAACCGGCGTCGGCAAGGTCCATCCGGACATCGTCAAGCTGCTCGGCCGCCTGCATTTCCGCACCTCGTACGGGCAGAACGCCCTCCGCCATTCGATCGAGACCGCCTTCCTCGCCGGCAAGCTCGCCGTCGAAGTCGGCGAGAACGAAATCCTCGCCAAGCGCGCCGGTCTTCTGCACGACATCGGCAAGGCCGTGGACCACGAAGTCGAAGGTTCCCACGTCGACATTGGCGTCACCCTGGCCACCCGCTATCGCGAAAATCCCGCCGTCGTCGACGCAATCTCCAGCCATCACGGCGACACCGAGGCGAAGACCGTCATCGGCGTCCTCGTCGCCGCCGCCGACGCGCTCTCGGCCGCCCGTCCGGGCGCCCGCAGCGAATCGCTCGAGAACTACATCAAGCGCCTGACCCAGCTCGAGGAGATCTCCAACGGCGTCAAGGGAGTCGACCAGTCGTTCGCCATCCAGGCTGGACGCGAAGTCCGCGTCATCGTCAAGCCGAGCGAAGTCGACGACGCCCGTACCTTCGCCGTCGCCCGCGAGATCCGTCAGCAGATCGAAGAAAAGATGAGCTATCCGGGGACGATCAAGATCACCGTCATCCGCGAGACCCGCGCCCAAGAAGTCGCGAAATAA
- a CDS encoding TIGR00282 family metallophosphoesterase, with amino-acid sequence MRILFVGDVYMAPGRKAFAKYYETVKNEYKPQFVVVNGENIADGNGITADIYRDLMSAGVNVVTLGNHAFTRRDSAEVLKLPNIVRPANYGRSAAGREYLTVDFNGKKVTVVNLLGRVFMRDQIDNPFVRIDEILSSVKSDYWIVDFHAEATSEKIAMSLYLDGRVDALIGTHTHVPTADAGRLPKGTLYVTDVGMTGVRYGVIGGQAVQGIRKFLSGVPETVVPELNGPLQFNAVFLDLQQKRIESVRIAE; translated from the coding sequence ATGAGAATCCTGTTCGTCGGCGACGTCTACATGGCGCCCGGCCGCAAGGCCTTCGCCAAATACTACGAAACCGTCAAGAACGAGTACAAGCCGCAGTTCGTGGTCGTGAACGGCGAGAACATCGCCGACGGCAACGGCATCACCGCCGACATCTACCGCGACCTCATGTCCGCGGGCGTGAACGTCGTCACCCTCGGCAACCACGCCTTCACACGGCGCGACTCCGCCGAGGTCCTGAAACTGCCGAACATCGTCCGTCCCGCCAACTACGGCCGGAGCGCCGCCGGCCGCGAGTACCTCACGGTCGACTTTAACGGCAAGAAGGTCACCGTCGTCAACCTCCTCGGCCGCGTCTTCATGCGCGACCAGATCGACAATCCCTTCGTCCGCATCGACGAGATCCTTTCGTCCGTGAAGAGCGACTACTGGATCGTCGACTTCCACGCCGAGGCGACGAGCGAGAAGATCGCGATGAGCCTCTATCTCGACGGTCGCGTCGACGCCCTCATCGGCACCCACACCCATGTTCCGACGGCCGATGCGGGTCGCCTGCCGAAGGGGACGCTTTACGTCACCGACGTCGGCATGACCGGCGTGCGCTACGGCGTGATCGGAGGGCAGGCCGTCCAGGGCATCCGCAAGTTCCTGTCCGGCGTCCCCGAGACCGTCGTCCCCGAACTCAACGGACCGCTCCAGTTCAATGCCGTCTTCCTCGATCTGCAGCAGAAGCGGATCGAAAGCGTCCGCATCGCCGAATGA
- the miaB gene encoding tRNA (N6-isopentenyl adenosine(37)-C2)-methylthiotransferase MiaB, which translates to MLKNELRKPSLALARKRSQTASAFSAFTLPEGLSGFAAGRTFAIETYGCQANEADTERIAGLLLACGYEPAASSAEADLIVFNTCAIRENAENKVFGELGRIKGYKLTRPGMKIAVGGCMPQEEAVVERILKKYDQVDVVFGTHNLHELPGMLRRADEGVRVVDVRSEEGGIVENVPRRRIAGPRAWVSIMYGCDEFCTYCIVPYTRGRERSRRPEDILAEIAALAAEGVREVTLLGQNVNSYGLDFQDRTYRFSDLLDAVRLLPVDRVRFTTSHPKDFSDDLVSSLARGGNLMPYVHLPVQSGSDRILKAMNRKYLSADYLSLVRKLRASIPDVSVTTDLIVGFPGETEEDFQATLDLVDAAGFEGAYTFVFSPRTGTPAATYPDDTPRAVKDARLQTLNRKVNEGFLAGNRRFIGRIVRVLVDGRSPTGRKLLSGYTEHNKILHFEGPDAWIGSIVDVRVTDAKTWSLEGEAIGHDR; encoded by the coding sequence TTGCTCAAGAACGAGCTTCGAAAACCCAGCCTCGCCCTCGCGCGGAAACGGTCCCAGACCGCTTCCGCGTTTTCGGCGTTCACCCTGCCGGAAGGCCTTTCCGGCTTCGCGGCGGGACGCACCTTTGCGATCGAGACCTACGGCTGCCAGGCGAACGAGGCCGACACTGAACGCATCGCCGGCCTGCTTCTGGCCTGCGGCTACGAACCCGCCGCTTCGTCCGCCGAGGCCGACCTGATCGTCTTCAACACCTGCGCGATCCGCGAAAACGCCGAAAACAAGGTCTTCGGTGAACTCGGACGCATCAAGGGATACAAGCTGACGCGCCCCGGAATGAAGATCGCCGTCGGCGGCTGCATGCCCCAGGAGGAGGCCGTCGTCGAACGGATTCTGAAGAAATACGACCAGGTCGACGTCGTCTTCGGCACCCACAACCTGCATGAACTTCCGGGGATGCTCCGGCGCGCCGACGAGGGCGTCCGCGTCGTCGACGTCCGCTCCGAGGAAGGCGGCATCGTCGAGAACGTGCCGCGACGACGCATCGCTGGACCGCGCGCCTGGGTCAGCATCATGTACGGGTGCGACGAGTTCTGCACCTACTGCATCGTCCCCTACACCCGCGGCCGTGAGCGCAGCCGCCGGCCCGAGGACATCCTCGCCGAGATCGCCGCGCTGGCGGCCGAAGGCGTCCGTGAAGTCACCCTCCTCGGCCAGAACGTCAACTCCTACGGCCTCGACTTCCAGGATCGGACCTACCGTTTCTCCGACCTGCTCGACGCCGTACGGCTTCTCCCGGTGGACCGCGTACGTTTCACCACCTCGCATCCCAAGGATTTCTCCGACGACCTCGTCTCATCCCTCGCCCGCGGCGGCAACCTGATGCCGTACGTCCATCTCCCGGTCCAGTCCGGCTCCGACCGGATCTTGAAGGCGATGAACCGCAAGTATCTGTCGGCCGACTATCTGTCGCTCGTGCGAAAACTGCGCGCTTCGATCCCCGACGTGTCCGTCACGACCGACCTCATCGTCGGCTTCCCGGGCGAAACCGAGGAGGATTTCCAAGCGACGCTCGACCTCGTCGACGCCGCCGGCTTCGAAGGCGCCTACACTTTCGTCTTTTCGCCCCGGACCGGCACGCCGGCTGCGACCTATCCCGACGATACGCCCCGCGCCGTCAAGGACGCTCGCCTGCAGACGCTGAACCGGAAGGTGAACGAGGGCTTCCTCGCCGGCAACCGCCGCTTCATCGGCCGGATCGTGCGGGTGCTCGTCGACGGCCGTTCGCCGACGGGACGGAAACTGCTCTCGGGATATACCGAACACAACAAGATCCTGCATTTCGAAGGCCCCGACGCGTGGATCGGGTCGATCGTCGACGTCCGCGTCACCGACGCGAAGACCTGGAGTCTCGAAGGCGAGGCGATCGGCCATGACAGGTGA
- a CDS encoding YlbF family regulator → MTGERLVAMIRASDLVKRLREIAAALSSDARAMARYGAILDHQKQLVNAISAGRSKRAEALRIEHEAMLSALVDEPLVAEYLALVEELDDVAQEVAAILNEGVAQ, encoded by the coding sequence ATGACAGGTGAGCGGCTGGTCGCGATGATCCGCGCTTCAGACCTCGTCAAGCGGCTCCGGGAGATCGCGGCGGCACTTTCTTCGGATGCTCGTGCGATGGCGAGATACGGCGCTATTCTGGATCATCAGAAGCAACTCGTGAACGCCATTTCGGCGGGTCGTTCGAAACGTGCTGAAGCCCTTCGGATCGAGCACGAGGCGATGCTTTCGGCGCTCGTCGACGAACCGTTGGTCGCCGAATATCTCGCGCTCGTGGAGGAACTCGACGATGTCGCGCAGGAAGTCGCGGCGATCCTGAACGAGGGCGTCGCACAATGA